GCATTATCCAGGCTCTCCATGCAGATTACAATTCTGAGGTTAAAAAAGATCAGGTGATTGCTCAACTGGACCCTTCAACCTTTCAGGCTCAGGTGACTCAGGCTATGGCCAATTTGGAGAGCGCCCGGGCCAATCTTAAAAACGTTGAGGCCGATATCGCCAACCTTTCTGCCGGGATCGAGAATGCCCAGGCGAATTTA
The sequence above is a segment of the Candidatus Limnocylindrales bacterium genome. Coding sequences within it:
- a CDS encoding biotin/lipoyl-binding protein; its protein translation is MKRFITVLGILGIILGIGGYYYFFKMKNEPVRYKTARVEKGNVVAMISATGTINPVINVQVGSQVSGIIQALHADYNSEVKKDQVIAQLDPSTFQAQVTQAMANLESARANLKNVEADIANLSAGIENAQANL